From Candidatus Binatia bacterium, one genomic window encodes:
- a CDS encoding carbon monoxide dehydrogenase subunit G, translated as MKIEGRFMFPAAAQEVWNLLTDPQSLQACTPGCKKLTEVGADEFAATMEIGVGPIKGTFGGKISLREKNPPLSYKLVVEGSGAAGFVRGEGTLTLDEAEGDKTAVLVSGDAQVGGLIAGVGQRLLEGVSKQMMGQFFRCLQSQLATRIAKSSG; from the coding sequence ATGAAGATCGAGGGACGTTTCATGTTTCCGGCCGCTGCGCAGGAGGTGTGGAACTTGTTGACTGATCCGCAGTCGCTTCAAGCATGCACGCCGGGCTGTAAGAAGTTGACTGAAGTGGGCGCCGACGAATTCGCGGCCACGATGGAAATCGGCGTCGGCCCCATCAAGGGGACGTTCGGCGGCAAGATTTCGCTGCGCGAAAAAAATCCACCCTTGAGCTACAAGCTCGTTGTCGAGGGCTCCGGCGCCGCCGGGTTTGTGCGCGGCGAGGGGACGCTCACGCTGGACGAAGCCGAAGGCGACAAGACGGCCGTTCTCGTGAGCGGCGACGCGCAGGTAGGAGGTCTCATCGCCGGCGTCGGCCAGCGTCTGCTTGAGGGAGTGTCGAAGCAAATGATGGGGCAATTTTTTCGTTGCCTGCAGAGTCAGCTTGCGACACGAATCGCAAAATCCAGTGGCTGA
- a CDS encoding class II aldolase/adducin family protein, which translates to MAQKKNPTIADLKRRLIDAIRVLSAEGVLDGSGHLSVKIPGTETFLINPRYAGILADPADLCAVDFSGKRIAGKEPIPLETPIHSVIYRTRSDVGSVLHCHPRFGILMGLQESGLIPFNRDARMFADGVPVFPDSAGIRTDKLASQMVEAMGDHYAVFLKGHGIVVSERTIEGTAVSAIRLERAARDQLLLASFSPPRPLTDGARGRIRSRMDHPYRIWPYLLYQHGIRSKKEAKRLTRSMMKNIWPDEVP; encoded by the coding sequence ATGGCACAGAAAAAAAATCCAACGATAGCAGATCTGAAGCGACGCCTGATAGACGCGATCAGAGTCCTCAGCGCGGAGGGCGTCCTGGACGGGTCCGGCCACTTGAGCGTAAAGATTCCTGGAACGGAAACCTTTCTCATCAATCCGAGATACGCGGGGATCCTCGCCGATCCCGCGGACCTCTGCGCCGTCGATTTTTCTGGAAAGAGAATTGCAGGGAAGGAACCGATCCCCCTGGAGACCCCCATCCACAGCGTCATTTACCGGACGCGTTCCGATGTCGGAAGCGTTCTCCACTGCCACCCTCGATTTGGCATACTCATGGGACTGCAGGAGTCCGGTCTGATCCCTTTCAATCGTGACGCCAGGATGTTCGCCGACGGAGTTCCGGTTTTTCCGGACAGCGCCGGCATTCGTACGGACAAGCTTGCGTCGCAGATGGTGGAAGCGATGGGCGATCACTACGCCGTGTTTCTCAAAGGCCACGGCATCGTCGTTTCAGAGCGGACGATCGAGGGCACGGCGGTCTCCGCGATCCGGTTGGAGAGAGCGGCGCGCGATCAACTCTTGCTCGCGTCGTTCAGCCCGCCCCGGCCTCTGACGGATGGGGCCAGAGGCAGGATCCGATCTCGAATGGATCATCCCTATCGGATATGGCCGTACCTTTTATACCAGCACGGGATTAGATCAAAGAAAGAGGCGAAGCGACTCACCCGCTCGATGATGAAGAATATCTGGCCGGACGAAGTGCCATAA
- a CDS encoding xanthine dehydrogenase family protein subunit M gives MKPPRFDYYDPRTLQEALEILDAHQGDGKVLAGGQSLMPLLNMRLARPKVVVDINRIQALSYIRPMESGVAIGANARQRALQQENLIAERLPLLREAAYYIAHPQIRSRGTICGSLAHADPAAELPALAMALDAELVATGLRGARTIPSDSFFLSFFTTDLQPNEILTEVRFPAPPKDMAWSILEVSRRHGDFALVGIVAGLAVDQERQAVTDARLIYFGVGPTPIRVKQAERALIGQRPAEAAWDAAARVAGQGIDPSNDIHATEEYRRAVAATLTKRALRAALGKLKDLNASTGSA, from the coding sequence ATGAAACCGCCCCGATTTGATTATTACGATCCTAGAACCCTGCAAGAGGCGCTGGAGATTCTTGACGCGCACCAGGGCGACGGCAAGGTTCTCGCCGGCGGGCAGAGCCTGATGCCGCTGTTGAACATGCGTTTGGCGCGGCCAAAGGTCGTCGTCGATATCAATCGGATCCAAGCTCTGAGCTATATCCGTCCGATGGAAAGCGGCGTCGCGATCGGCGCGAATGCGCGCCAGCGCGCCCTGCAACAAGAAAATCTTATCGCCGAGCGCCTGCCGCTGCTGCGCGAGGCGGCGTATTACATCGCGCACCCGCAGATTCGCAGCCGCGGAACCATCTGCGGCAGCCTCGCGCACGCCGACCCGGCGGCCGAGCTGCCGGCTCTGGCGATGGCGCTCGATGCGGAGCTGGTGGCCACCGGGCTCAGAGGAGCGCGAACCATCCCGAGCGACTCCTTCTTTCTAAGTTTCTTTACGACAGACTTGCAGCCCAACGAAATTCTCACCGAGGTGCGCTTTCCCGCGCCGCCCAAGGATATGGCCTGGTCGATTCTTGAAGTGAGCCGGCGTCATGGCGACTTCGCGCTCGTTGGGATCGTTGCCGGGTTGGCCGTGGACCAGGAGCGGCAGGCGGTGACCGACGCTCGTCTGATTTACTTCGGCGTCGGTCCGACTCCCATCAGGGTTAAACAGGCCGAAAGAGCGCTTATCGGGCAGCGTCCGGCAGAGGCGGCATGGGACGCCGCCGCGCGAGTCGCCGGCCAAGGGATCGATCCCAGCAACGATATTCATGCCACGGAGGAATATCGCCGCGCTGTCGCCGCGACGCTGACCAAACGCGCGCTCCGCGCCGCGCTCGGGAAGTTAAAAGATCTGAATGCTTCGACGGGCTCAGCATGA
- a CDS encoding alpha/beta family hydrolase, whose protein sequence is MPLEKVRIPRGATTFAGVLAVPEGRGPFPGIIMIPTIKALDEFAADVVERLAAEGFVALGVDIFDHPGIPEDPFKRPGCQPDEQVLGDLDAALAMLRSHPLVGDQPVFAWGYCIGGRFALLWPTYQAELAGAASFHGFPTNDTRNPNTPTQPLDRASHLQTPVIACFGEADRLVPMKDVHDYRKELEAQGKIFEVHTYPGADHGWTNAKGPAYRKEAADDCWSRALEFLRRHATTKTRAASAGGR, encoded by the coding sequence ATGCCGCTTGAAAAGGTGCGCATTCCGCGCGGCGCCACGACCTTTGCAGGCGTCCTGGCCGTGCCAGAGGGTCGAGGGCCATTTCCGGGGATCATCATGATCCCGACAATCAAGGCTCTGGATGAGTTTGCCGCCGACGTCGTCGAGCGGCTTGCCGCGGAGGGCTTCGTAGCGTTGGGAGTGGATATCTTCGATCATCCCGGGATTCCGGAAGATCCTTTCAAAAGGCCGGGGTGCCAACCTGATGAGCAAGTGCTGGGAGATTTAGACGCGGCTTTGGCCATGCTGCGAAGCCATCCGCTGGTCGGCGATCAACCGGTCTTTGCGTGGGGCTATTGCATCGGCGGCCGCTTCGCTCTCCTCTGGCCGACCTATCAAGCAGAGTTGGCCGGCGCGGCTTCCTTTCATGGATTTCCTACCAACGACACGAGGAATCCCAACACGCCCACTCAGCCGCTGGACCGCGCATCGCATCTGCAGACGCCGGTGATCGCCTGCTTCGGCGAGGCGGACCGTCTCGTGCCGATGAAGGACGTGCATGATTACCGGAAAGAGCTGGAGGCGCAGGGAAAAATATTTGAGGTTCACACCTACCCCGGCGCCGATCACGGCTGGACAAACGCGAAAGGCCCCGCGTATCGTAAGGAAGCTGCCGACGATTGCTGGAGTCGCGCTCTGGAATTCTTGCGCCGCCACGCAACGACGAAAACCAGGGCGGCCTCGGCTGGAGGCAGGTAA
- a CDS encoding (2Fe-2S)-binding protein gives MATSRTVKVRVNGVDHEATVEARKTLVDFLREDLGLTGTNVGCEHGVCGACTILMNGETVRSCIMLAVQADGAELMTVEGLAQPGGELHPIQESFRDKHGLQCGFCTPGFLMTTYELLSKHPHADEEEIKEWLSGNLCRCTGYQDILESVKLAATRLRNP, from the coding sequence ATGGCAACGAGTCGAACAGTCAAAGTGCGCGTCAACGGCGTGGATCATGAAGCAACCGTGGAAGCGCGTAAAACCCTGGTGGACTTTCTGCGCGAGGACCTCGGTCTTACGGGCACAAACGTGGGATGCGAGCACGGCGTGTGCGGCGCCTGCACGATACTGATGAATGGAGAAACCGTGCGCTCCTGCATCATGCTTGCGGTCCAGGCCGACGGCGCCGAGCTGATGACCGTGGAAGGTCTGGCGCAGCCCGGCGGCGAGCTGCATCCGATTCAAGAATCGTTCCGGGACAAGCACGGGCTCCAATGCGGCTTTTGCACGCCGGGATTTCTCATGACCACCTATGAACTTCTCAGCAAACACCCGCACGCGGACGAGGAAGAGATCAAGGAGTGGCTCTCGGGAAATCTCTGCCGATGCACCGGCTACCAGGACATACTGGAGTCAGTTAAATTGGCGGCCACTCGGCTACGTAATCCCTAG
- a CDS encoding 2,3-dihydroxybiphenyl 1,2-dioxygenase — protein sequence MAKLVEIIGITHSPNLPGMILEPNPEPAIVQAAEDYESMKKRMAGLRPDLLLVIASDHLNQFFMDNMPPFLIGKAPRAEGPFAHEMRTFGIAPYRAEIDVDVAKGLLQSGSKLGVDFAFSDEFRLDHAFTVPLNFIRPEMDLPIVPIFTNVMAPPIPPARRFYEVGKAIRRMIEELPADKRVAVVSSGHLAIEIGGPKEGRSSSDPEFDRRMMDLIGRGDVETVIEEATWDRMMAAGNVTPGFSNFVLLMGLADGKAPNASGVRFPKSKGSVPYMAWDIETGVLP from the coding sequence ATGGCAAAGCTCGTAGAGATCATCGGCATCACGCACAGCCCGAATTTGCCGGGGATGATCCTGGAGCCCAATCCCGAGCCGGCGATCGTTCAGGCGGCCGAGGACTACGAGTCGATGAAAAAAAGAATGGCCGGCTTGAGGCCCGATCTGCTGCTCGTGATCGCAAGCGATCATCTGAACCAGTTCTTCATGGACAACATGCCGCCGTTTCTGATTGGCAAAGCGCCAAGGGCCGAAGGGCCGTTTGCGCATGAGATGCGCACGTTCGGCATAGCGCCCTATCGCGCTGAGATCGACGTCGACGTGGCAAAGGGTCTGCTGCAGTCGGGGTCGAAGCTGGGCGTAGACTTCGCCTTTTCGGACGAGTTTCGGCTGGATCATGCCTTTACCGTGCCGCTCAATTTTATCCGGCCGGAAATGGATTTGCCCATCGTCCCCATCTTTACCAATGTCATGGCGCCGCCCATTCCGCCGGCGCGCCGTTTTTACGAAGTCGGCAAGGCGATACGGAGGATGATCGAGGAGCTGCCCGCGGATAAGCGCGTGGCCGTGGTGTCGAGCGGTCATCTCGCGATCGAGATCGGCGGACCGAAGGAAGGGCGTTCCTCTTCGGACCCGGAGTTCGATCGGCGGATGATGGATCTGATCGGCAGGGGAGATGTCGAGACCGTCATTGAGGAAGCAACCTGGGATCGAATGATGGCGGCCGGAAACGTGACTCCCGGTTTCTCTAATTTCGTATTGCTGATGGGACTGGCTGATGGGAAAGCGCCCAACGCTTCGGGAGTGCGCTTCCCGAAATCCAAAGGATCGGTTCCGTATATGGCCTGGGATATTGAAACGGGAGTGCTACCGTGA